The sequence atttttttcttcttttttccttctaactattttttttattttctcaccactttttgtatttaatatataatataataattttatttgacagttttatttgaaatataaatttattataaaaacgAATTATTAGCACGCAATGCGTGCAACAAAAtgattagtatatatatatatatatatatatatatatatatatatatatatattagctgATCATGGCATATGCGATATGTGCGTTATGTATAAAACTAAAGAATGAAGTagctttttcttttaaaaaaataaaatgcaagttattaatttattaaattaattgatatgttccttaaaaaaaattaaattgatatGAGAGAAAATTAAATGTAAAGAAAAATGTGATATATATTGGTTTGTTAGAgggtgtttttaaaaaaaatttaaaaaaattttaccaCCGTACCAAAGTTGGTTATTAAAAAGCGATCAAGTTTAATAAATAGTATAGAGGGGGTGAATTCCCGTTTCAGTCTCATATCTTTGACTTTTATTTCGGTTcgatccaaaatattttaatgttttcGATTTAGTCCTAAACATTTCAAAAATTAGCCCGAGTTGATCATTTCGTCAATTTAATGGTTAAAATTAACAGAGAAAAGACCAAATTTAATCCCAGATCAATGACTTCTTTCTCGGTTTTGTCCCAAATATTTCAGAGTTCCCGGTTTAATCTAAATGTTTGTAAATTTTGTCTGAATTGGTCCTTCCATCAATTTTGACTGAGTTGGTCTGAAAATGACTCAATTAAAAATGGATAAATTTATCAACGGTCacaaacatttatttaatttattactgttttctacaaaaatcaaaattataacaaaaaatACCTAATTGAAAAAACAGAAAGCTTAATTAAAAATGGATAAATTTAGCAACGGACacaaacatttatttaatttattactcattttttccacaaaatcaaaattataacaaaaaatacctaattaaaaaaatagaaagcttaattctaaaaaatttcaatggtaaggaaaaaaaaaaaaacataactgACAAACAAgaatacaaaattcaaccaaatAACGACACATATAGAGAAAaagtgattttttattttaatttttttttgaaaaaccctaAATTTATAGTTTTATAGAAATGTCGAAATCCGAGAACAAGAAAATATGGTTAGATGCAAAAGAGAAAGCCGGGGTTAcctgataaagataaattgaaTGCAGCAACGTCAATTTCATTCTTAAAGTGGAGCCAAATTTCAGAGTGTgataacaacaataaaaaaaatttctgtcTCAGCTCAAATTAGATTAGAAATTAGTGTATCTGATTTGGGTTTTGTGGATTTTAGTGGTATGACTGTCACATGTCATGTTTACAGCACGTTTTAGTCGTTAAATTGACAGAAGGACCAACTTAATCAAACTTTGTAAATGTTTGGGACTAAATCGGCAACGCCAAAACATTTGCGACTAAACTAGGAAAAGAGCCAAACATTTGGGACTAAACTAAGTTTTTTCTAGTCGCGTATCATGTCTACCGTTAGGTTTAATGATTAACGATTAATTTGACGGAAGGACCAATTTGCTCTAAATCTGTAAACGTTTATGACTAAACAGGGAACATCGAAATATTTGGGACCAAACTAGGAAAATACCAAATATTTGGGACTGACCCGAGTTTTTCTCCTATAGATGGTATGGATTAAAAAGTAGTTTTCCTATACAACAGTCTCACGGATATAGATGAGTCAATCTAATTCATACAAGCTGagcaaaaaaaatacatttcatAAAAACCAACATATATtagataatattttttcataacataactaaCAAAATATTGAACATAAATTGAATCAAAAATTCATCTCACGAAATTGACTCACAAAACTAGCTCAATGGAGTTTTTGTGTACATTTAAATTTGGGtgttgcatatatatataaaaaaaaggtTTTAATATCCGATGTCATAAACAAAGTGTCTCAAAGTAATATAAATTCTATATCATATCTGAATCACGTTtaaatttcatatgttatttttataaaatttcttTTCACGATGTATTAATCTACATTTCGTATGAAGTTAGAATATACCATTACAACAACAAACCatgaaaacatgtccaaacacCTGAAAAATGTGTCGACTTAATGCACATTTCATAAGAGAAATCATCCAAGAATCTGAAGCAATATCATACTCACACCACCTGAGAAATATACACAAACTCATAACATAGAAAAGTGATCACAAAACAGAACATTATAGAACTAGCACCATTCCAATAAAATACCCCAAACTATTTTTGATGGGCAAACCATAGACATAGTTGATAAGAATTAAGACCCCTTAAATGCATGTAAAAATAGGAGGACATAGACGGAAGCACCATTCCAATAAACAACCAACCAAAGAAGTTTTCCACCAGTGTTTCTTCATCAGAAGCATGCATCAAGGAGGCAACAGCAGCATAGTGCAGCCAAACTGTACAAATAAGAGCAAGAAAGTCAAATTTTGTTTTCGCTTTTGCTGAAGATATAGAGACTACATTTTTGGCTTTCCATCTGATTTATTTACACAAGCACGTAGTATTCCTCGAACACAAGAGGACGAAAACTACTGTGGACTACTCAATTGCTTAGAGATCAAAGGGAGCAAAATTAGTCGAAACAATGATGCGTATGTAGTAttactcaaaccaaataataaGTGTGTTTGTCATTGCTGTGTTATTAAATTTATGTAAAGCCCAAAGAAAGCTATGTAATACCCGTGATAGTTTTTAAGATCCAATGTGATAAAAATGGAACACTTCTAAATCACTTCGATCACCATTTGGTTCAAAGGATAAAACATTACTTGATTATCCACGTTACTATCGTTTCAAATTTATCAGCACGCGCGCTTGTGAAAAATTTGAGCCGTTGGATGCACCCTTAGGGAAGTACCCGAAGTTAGCATCGACACATCTCCACTCACGTATCTAACCTCGAGAGCAGAAAAAGGGCAGCAGCATTGTCATATATGCATTAAGAAAGGAATAAAAAGCTcttgaaaaagaagaaaaacattTGAAGAATATAACCTACAAAAAAGGAGGAAAGACAAACATTGTTCACTTACAGAAGAGGAAATATTGTTAGCAAACATTATTTTGGACCTTTATGAATGTAAGGGACCTACATTTCACGTGAGAAAAAGGTCTACCGGGAACCCAATTCTTGCCGGGAAATACCCACTACCGAGGGGAAGGAATTCATCCGAGATCATTAATCCAacggaaaaaaaaaacccagaaattgaaaatttacaataaaaaatcacAGATCCCCAGATCTGCGTGAATGTACAGTAGCTACCATAAATTCTAGTTTAACACGTAAATGTAATTAATATAAACGCATATATCCTGCAACAAATAGagagaataaaaatattttgatcgGAGCGGATGCTTACCATCCTTCCATGAAGCCGGAACCGGATTGCTTCTGAGGAGGCGGCGGCGCGTATTGTGGGGCATACTGCGGAGGATATCCTTGGGGTGGATAGCCCTGCGGCGGGTAGCCCTGTGGTGGGTACCCTTGCGGCGGGTAGCCTGGTGGCGGATACGCATCCTTTCCATACCCCTCCGGTGGATATCCTGTAATTGAAAAaaccaagaaaaacaaaatcATCGCCGAATCGTTAAACccagaaaaaaattgaaatcaaTAACAGACAATAAGATGAATCGAAGCGGAAATGGAATCAAAGAACTGGCCTTGAGGAGGAGGAACACCAACAGGGGGTTGATTTTGGTTGTAATAACTCATGATCTGGTCCGGATTCCTCCCTCCGTCGGCGAGATTGTGATGGGAAAGGGGAGATTTGGATATGTGAATCTGGTTTCGAAAATTGAGAGGAACAAATCTGAAGGCAAGAGAGAGAGGGGGGGTGGTGATGAGTTGCTTTTGGTTGGTTATGCTGTTTTTATCCGTTGGCCAATGAAAACATGTATCATGCATTCGTCtttgtaattttcaaaaaatatacatataatatttaagaaaaaattacaatttttttttctttttctttttctttcttcccCTCTTATTTCTCTTTCAAAATAAGCATATTCATTACCGATTTAAAAAAGGACACAagacataaaaaaatttgaatgattGAAGAACATCCAAGGAAAAATGCGAACTTAAAATTTGGTGAAATCCTATGTTTTGTAGATAACATAAATGATGGAATCATGGAATAGTAAGtaatataaattcaaataattattaatcAAAAAGTATGATATTCATAACTCGTGAAGGAAAAACAATtaacaaaaattcacagacaATATACCTTTTAAATAATAGTAGGTAAACAATTTAAGCCTAAATTTAGgtctaaaaattataaaaggacaaaaaaaattgtttttgttaGGCACAAGCTGGCTCTACCAGTGATTGAACTATATATCATTGTCAAGCCAATATCgtgtatattaaaaaaatataaagatgACGGacaaaaactgaaatttgataacCGAATACCAAAGGAACAATTATATGGGatcaaaattataatttcacatattttttcttaacatgAGATGTCCTAACATTTTTGAAGTGACAAAAtattcacaaaattattttcttagaaaataaaatcgtaaaaaatattgtattctcggatatattttccaaaaaattataAGGCATGGtcgaaaatgaaaaaaatgtaGGACTTAGCATTAGAATGGGTCAATTTTGGTGCATTTTATAGCTCTGGATGGATTTGGACATTATATATAGGGTTAATTGTCAATCACTCCCTAAAAcactttataacttatttataaatccctacataaataaaacttactttcaactccctggagagagaaacttttgtttctaaataccaattttacccttatctcttaaaaaaatgagagaatggataacaaaaacaaaactaatccaaatagtatatatataaaaattcaaattaaaatcaaagaacataaaccatatcatatacatgcttatgttgatacaggagcaagtatgtgtttaggaagcaagcatatacttccaaatcattattggaagaaatatgataaaggattaaaagttcgaataggagatggatcaataatcatgcttaatacagtagcaaaaaaattaaaaatagaaatagaagaaacaaaatttgtaatactcattatatatcaaatagaatcaggaatggacattataataggaaataactttttaagagaatatcttccctttagacaatttgaagatcacataactttaaacaaaggatcatcaatgatttacattcccaaaatacgaacagcatttcgcgtagaaaatgaaggatttacaaagaattttcataaacgaaatacaaatccaatagaactaaaaataaaaaatattttaacgattaatcctgaaaaagaaatcatgaggaaatttcatgatatatgttctgaaaattctcaggacaaaattaagaaaaaaaaaacaattcattgcttcaataaaactcaaagaccctaatatcacaatccgtgaagcaccaagaagatgtaacatggatgatgcaaaaatatttgaaaaagaagttcaagaattattaaaacttaagataatcatccctaagtccacactcttcaccagccttttatgtcagtaagaaagatactgataagaaaagaatggtaattgattatcgaaagatgaataaagcaacaattatggatggatattatatcccaaataagaatgatttactatcttatataggagaaatgaaatatttttccagtttagattgtaaatcaggattctggcaaattcaactagaatcacaaacacaattacttacagcattcagttgtccaaaaggacagtatcaatggactgtattacctttcgaacttaaacaagcaccaggtatctttcaaagatatatggatgaatcttttaaatcatatatagattttttttgCGTTTATATaaatgacatattaatttattcaaaaacactagatcaacattataaagatctcatgacagttttagatatttgtcataaagatggaattatactttctgaaaagaaagcacaattattcaaaacaaaataaattatttaggattacaaatagaagatggaaaacattgtttacaaccacatatacttaagaaaattcatgatttttccagtgaaatcaaggataaagatcaattaagaagatttttaggattattaacttattctggaaattacattaagaaacttgcagaaatcagaaaacctcttcaggtaaaacttaaacaggactataagtggaaatggtcaaaagaagatactaattacatagacactattaaaaaaaaataattagtaatctttctgaattatattttctttcaaataaaaatataataataattgaaacagacgcttcagatgaatactggggagcatgtttaaaagcttatactggaaaaagaaatttagaagaacttactaaaacagctactagaaataatgaagaattatacaactatacatcaggaaattttcaaggtgcacaattaa comes from Henckelia pumila isolate YLH828 chromosome 4, ASM3356847v2, whole genome shotgun sequence and encodes:
- the LOC140866380 gene encoding protein CYSTEINE-RICH TRANSMEMBRANE MODULE 13-like, which translates into the protein MSYYNQNQPPVGVPPPQGYPPEGYGKDAYPPPGYPPQGYPPQGYPPQGYPPQGYPPQYAPQYAPPPPQKQSGSGFMEGCLAALCCCCLLDACF